TCTGCCAAAATGATGATGACCATCTTTATCCGCAACAAAATACAAATAATCATTATCATCAGGATTTAATACCGCTTGAAGCGACTTGTCCCCAATGCATCCGATTGGTCCCGGCGGGAGTCCTGCATGAAGATATGTATTATATGGTGATGAAACTTTTGTATCCTTGATCGTCAAAACAGGACGCACTTTATCAAGAATATACTGTACTGTTGCGCACGATTGAAGCGGCATCCCTTTTTTCATACGATTGAGAAACACGCGCGCGATCACGGGACGTTCCTCGTCATAGCGTGCTTCGCGTTCAACGATAGAAGCTAAAATAACAACTTCCCCCACAGACAACCCCGTTTTTCCTATCTGCGCCCGAACCTCAGGCGTCAACTTATTGTCGAAATGCTTCACAAGCATTGTAAGTATCTCTTCTTCTGTATGCTCAGGTGAAAATTCATACGTGTCGGGATAAATGAATCCTTCCGCAGAATACTTACGTGCAAAATTGCTCGTCGGTTTCATGTAGTCATACGGTTCATAGTTTTCAGCAAGTCGCTTAAACTCATCTCCGTTTTTGCCGTGCTTTTCAAGAAGCTCCGCGATCTGTCTGATCGTATATCCTTCGGGAATCGTAATACGATTTGATAACACCGCACCATGTCCATTTAGCGATGAAGCTACTTCAAACATCGACATATCGGTACGTATCAGATATTCTCCTGCTTCCAACTTACTGTCAAGCTGCGTCAACTTAGCCCAAACACGAAATGCCGTTGCACTATGGATGAGTCTTTTTTCTTCCAACAACATCGCGATATCATTGGCATTCATACCTTGATTGATCTTCAAATAAACCGTATCACTGCCTGTATTGGCAACAGGTCGCGTCATAGAATAAACAAATACGCCCATAACGACAAGCAAAATCACCAGTACGATCAAAATATATCGAAGTACTTTATTCATAAAAACGCTGTCACCTCAATAAAACAAATTACATTATATTATGCTTGAAATATATAGATTCTCGCTAGCCTCATGCTTTGCCTTCGCTCGCATTCGTTAAGCGTTCATATTATACCATATCCACGGCAACAATTCGACAATGATTTTATCGTCTATTCGAACACAAAAAAGAGTGAACCGATCGGCTCACTCTTTTTTTGACTAAGTAACGACAGAAATCTTATTCAGCTTCTTCTGCGATGATTTTGTTGTATTCTTCGCAAACCATATCGAATTCTTCATCCGTCGGGTCAACGTATACTTCTTCACCGTCTTCGTCAACGTCGATACGTGCTACGAATACATCGTTGTTTACTTCTGCATGGCAACCGCAATTGCAAGTATCTTCTTCTTCGATAGATACGAGAATAGCGAATTTTTTATTGCCGATCGGAATCATAACTTCTTCTCTGTAATAAAATTCGTTGCCTTCTTCATCTGTCATAATAACGACTAAATCGCCGTCTTCTTGTTCTTGTACCAAGTTTTTTTCGTCTGCCATAATAAGCACCTCATTTGTATTTATTGTGTTCATTTTATCGAATGACAGGTGTTCTGTCAAGTGATAATCTCTCTCAAATGCTGTCGAGATAGCCTTGCAAAATAAAGACTGCCGCCATCTTGTCGATAACTTTTTTTCGTTTGGCACGGCTAACATCTGCCGCGATCAAAGATTTTTGTGCAGCGACTGTCGATAACCGTTCATCCCAAAGGCGGATCGTAATATCCGGTACGACTTTTTCGAGTTCCGCACAGAATGCTTTGGTAAACTCACCTCGCGGACCAATTGTACCATTCATATTTTTCGGATAACCGACAACGATCGTGCTGACCTCATATTCGGCAATGATCTCCTGAAGACGCACCAGATCAAGTTCAAGCGTTTTGCGTCGAATCGTTTCGACACCTTGCGCCGTCATCTTCAGGGCATCGCTGACAGCCACACCGATCGTGCGATCACCAACATCTAATCCAAGTACTCTCATTCATATCTCCTACTACTACTTTTTAATATATGCGCGAACAAGTTCCTCCAAGAGCTCATCGCGTTCCAAACTGCGCACTTTGCTTCTCGCGCCGTCATGGCTGGTAATATAAGTAGGATCGCCGGACAATAAGTACCCAACGAACTGACTGATTGGATCGTATCCTTTTTCCTCCATCGCTTGACACGCACTATGAATAACACGCGCCGCTACATTGATCTCTTTGTCGGGTTTTCGAAACATCATCGTTTCGTCAATATTGGGCATCGGGCATCCTCCTTTCTTTAATGATTGTATCCCAATCACGTTATCTCTATTCTACAAGAGCATACGGCTCCTGTCCAGTAAAATACAGAAAATTATGTCCTTTATTCTCTGTAAAAAAGAAAGGAGCTGAGATTTCTCAACTCCTTTTCGTCTATTAGCCAATCTGTGCACAGATCATTTCTTCTGCTTTGGCAAGTGCTTCACCGATCTTAGCCGGCTGTTTACCGCCTGCCTGTGCCATATCCGGGCGACCGCCACCGCCGCCGCCTGCTACTTTGGCAACTTCTTTGATGATATTGCCTGCATGGATACCTGCTTTGACAGCCGATTTGTCTGCCATAACGACGAAGCTGACTTTTTCCTGCTGAACAGCACCGAGTACGACAACTACATTTTCCACTTTATCGCGGATCATGTCAGCCGTATTGCGAAGACCGTCCATATCGCCTGCTTCTACCTGTGCAATAATGTATTTCACGCCACCGACTTCTTTGACATCATTGAGAAGTTCTGCCGCGCTATCTTTTTGCATTTTGTTCATGACATCATGAAGAGCCGCTTCCGTTGCTTTGTTCTGCTCAATAAGAGCTTCGATACGTGCAGGAACATCTTCTTCACGCGTTTTGAGGATCGCTGCAGCTTGTTTGAGGAGTGCT
The window above is part of the Selenomonadales bacterium genome. Proteins encoded here:
- the mltG gene encoding endolytic transglycosylase MltG, encoding MNKVLRYILIVLVILLVVMGVFVYSMTRPVANTGSDTVYLKINQGMNANDIAMLLEEKRLIHSATAFRVWAKLTQLDSKLEAGEYLIRTDMSMFEVASSLNGHGAVLSNRITIPEGYTIRQIAELLEKHGKNGDEFKRLAENYEPYDYMKPTSNFARKYSAEGFIYPDTYEFSPEHTEEEILTMLVKHFDNKLTPEVRAQIGKTGLSVGEVVILASIVEREARYDEERPVIARVFLNRMKKGMPLQSCATVQYILDKVRPVLTIKDTKVSSPYNTYLHAGLPPGPIGCIGDKSLQAVLNPDDNDYLYFVADKDGHHHFGRTYTDHMNNIERIERE
- a CDS encoding DUF1292 domain-containing protein encodes the protein MADEKNLVQEQEDGDLVVIMTDEEGNEFYYREEVMIPIGNKKFAILVSIEEEDTCNCGCHAEVNNDVFVARIDVDEDGEEVYVDPTDEEFDMVCEEYNKIIAEEAE
- the ruvX gene encoding Holliday junction resolvase RuvX, which codes for MRVLGLDVGDRTIGVAVSDALKMTAQGVETIRRKTLELDLVRLQEIIAEYEVSTIVVGYPKNMNGTIGPRGEFTKAFCAELEKVVPDITIRLWDERLSTVAAQKSLIAADVSRAKRKKVIDKMAAVFILQGYLDSI
- a CDS encoding IreB family regulatory phosphoprotein, with translation MPNIDETMMFRKPDKEINVAARVIHSACQAMEEKGYDPISQFVGYLLSGDPTYITSHDGARSKVRSLERDELLEELVRAYIKK